In a single window of the Terriglobus roseus genome:
- a CDS encoding glycosyltransferase family 2 protein: protein MKLISVVSPCYNEEGNVEALVERVRSLFAQLPQYRYEHILIDNHSTDRTVELLRGLAATDPHVKVICNARNFGHIRSPQHAILSATGDAVVVLLSDLQDPPELLFEFLREWEAGYPIVVGVKRTSDENAMVYSVRSIYYKLIAKLTDVKVIEHYTGFGLYDKKVIEILRNDFKDPNPYLRGQIAEIGLPHKEVYYNQKRRTRGITKNNFYTLYDMAMLGITNMSKVPLRLVMLGGFLCAAFSLVLAFGYLIAKLIFWQHFQLGLAPIMVGLFFLGSVQLISIGIIGEYVGSIHSIVQNRPLVTERERINFD, encoded by the coding sequence ATGAAGCTGATCAGTGTAGTAAGCCCTTGCTACAACGAAGAAGGCAACGTTGAAGCGTTGGTCGAACGCGTTCGATCCCTCTTTGCGCAGCTTCCGCAGTACCGCTACGAGCACATCCTGATCGACAACCACTCTACGGATCGCACCGTTGAGTTGCTTCGTGGTCTCGCCGCCACAGACCCGCATGTCAAGGTCATCTGTAACGCACGGAACTTCGGCCACATTCGCTCACCGCAGCACGCGATTCTGTCGGCCACCGGCGATGCCGTAGTGGTCCTCCTGTCCGATTTGCAGGATCCGCCGGAACTCCTCTTCGAATTCCTGCGCGAGTGGGAGGCGGGCTATCCCATCGTGGTCGGTGTGAAGCGCACCAGCGATGAGAACGCCATGGTCTATTCGGTGCGGTCGATCTATTACAAGCTGATCGCGAAGCTGACCGACGTCAAGGTGATTGAGCACTACACGGGCTTTGGTCTGTATGACAAGAAGGTCATTGAAATCCTTCGCAACGACTTCAAGGATCCGAACCCTTACCTTCGTGGGCAGATCGCGGAGATCGGCCTGCCGCATAAAGAGGTTTACTACAACCAGAAGCGTCGAACCCGCGGCATTACGAAGAACAACTTCTACACCCTGTATGACATGGCGATGCTGGGCATCACCAACATGTCGAAGGTGCCTCTGCGGCTGGTAATGTTGGGTGGTTTTCTATGCGCCGCATTCAGCCTTGTGCTTGCGTTTGGGTACCTTATCGCCAAGCTGATTTTCTGGCAGCACTTTCAGTTAGGCCTGGCACCCATCATGGTCGGTCTATTTTTTCTTGGATCGGTTCAGTTGATCTCCATCGGCATCATTGGGGAGTATGTTGGGTCCATCCACTCGATTGTGCAGAATCGTCCGCTGGTCACCGAACGGGAACGCATCAACTTCGACTAA
- a CDS encoding GtrA family protein has product MTSRVRQLVPSAQVVRYLLVGVGNTLFGYGCFSLFTWLFVRSVPAHPGIAASAASVVAGITNITLSFLGYKLFVFRSKGRFLPEYLRSFVVYLPTMAFSAVAIAPLTAFLGRVLPSQQQRAPYLAGALLTALTVCTSFLGHKYFSFRKQPEATAE; this is encoded by the coding sequence TTGACCAGCCGCGTTCGCCAGCTTGTTCCTTCTGCCCAGGTGGTGCGGTATCTCCTGGTCGGTGTCGGGAACACCCTCTTCGGCTATGGCTGTTTCAGCCTGTTTACCTGGCTATTCGTTCGATCAGTTCCTGCGCACCCTGGCATCGCTGCGAGCGCGGCCAGCGTGGTTGCTGGCATTACCAACATCACCTTGTCGTTCCTGGGCTATAAGTTGTTTGTCTTCCGGTCGAAGGGGCGCTTTCTGCCGGAGTATCTGCGCAGCTTTGTGGTGTATCTCCCAACAATGGCATTTAGCGCGGTTGCGATTGCTCCGCTCACTGCGTTTCTTGGGCGCGTCCTCCCGTCGCAGCAGCAGCGGGCGCCCTATCTGGCGGGCGCCCTTCTGACTGCACTTACGGTCTGTACCAGCTTCCTGGGACACAAATACTTCTCGTTCCGGAAGCAGCCGGAAGCAACTGCGGAGTAA
- a CDS encoding diguanylate cyclase — protein MTTASLSEIPTQDNSPVAPKAATVTYLVALLVIASISLTSHVLTNRIIARQASTALLVNTAGRQRMLSQRITRIAEQSADGTAEHRAAATEIRTLAGRMELAQHQLIYGDTTAGLPPSNSGRLHELYFGPEVHLEQQVTDFVSDSRAFADESSPTLSDEHLQAMVVAATAPLLNGLDAAVAEYQAASEHDIRRLKHMMNTLTGTMLIVLVLEALLIYRPLFKRLTQAISLLMAASTTDFLTGILNRRAFLASSERELANAGRTQMTCCLLMIDLDRFKTINDTYGHPAGDLVLQNFAAVARRSMRSGDILGRLGGEEFALLLPATDLAGGMQAAEKLRVAFAETRVTVGVQTIAATISTGMLCITRGSLADNIAQADALLYKAKNSGRNRVESALSTEPSPAAKGVPVRAQ, from the coding sequence TTGACCACGGCTTCCCTAAGCGAAATCCCTACGCAGGACAATTCGCCTGTCGCTCCGAAAGCCGCTACCGTGACCTACCTGGTCGCGCTGCTGGTGATCGCATCGATCTCGCTTACCTCGCACGTGCTGACGAATCGGATCATCGCCAGGCAGGCCAGCACGGCCCTGCTGGTAAACACGGCAGGTCGGCAGCGCATGCTGTCCCAACGCATTACGCGGATCGCGGAGCAGTCCGCCGACGGTACGGCAGAGCATCGGGCGGCGGCCACCGAGATCAGGACTCTCGCCGGCCGGATGGAGCTGGCGCAGCACCAGTTGATCTACGGCGACACCACCGCAGGTCTGCCGCCGTCCAACTCGGGCCGTCTGCACGAGCTTTACTTTGGGCCGGAGGTCCATCTGGAACAACAGGTCACGGACTTCGTCTCCGACTCACGGGCCTTCGCCGACGAATCTTCGCCAACGCTCTCGGACGAACATCTGCAGGCCATGGTCGTTGCAGCTACCGCACCGCTGCTCAACGGTCTCGACGCAGCCGTCGCCGAATACCAGGCGGCCTCGGAACACGATATCCGCCGGTTGAAGCACATGATGAACACGCTCACCGGCACCATGCTGATCGTGCTGGTGCTTGAGGCCCTGCTGATCTATCGGCCGCTGTTCAAGCGGTTGACGCAGGCAATCTCGTTACTCATGGCCGCGTCGACGACCGATTTCCTGACGGGCATCCTGAATCGCCGCGCCTTTCTGGCCAGCTCGGAACGGGAACTGGCAAACGCCGGTCGTACCCAGATGACGTGTTGCCTGCTGATGATCGACCTGGACCGCTTCAAGACCATCAATGACACCTATGGCCACCCCGCGGGCGACCTGGTGCTGCAGAACTTCGCCGCCGTGGCAAGGAGATCGATGCGCAGCGGCGACATCCTCGGACGGTTGGGCGGCGAAGAATTCGCTCTGCTGCTGCCCGCGACGGACCTGGCAGGAGGCATGCAGGCAGCGGAAAAACTGCGCGTCGCCTTTGCGGAAACGCGCGTCACGGTTGGTGTTCAAACAATCGCCGCAACCATCAGCACCGGCATGCTCTGCATCACACGCGGATCGCTCGCGGACAACATCGCGCAGGCCGACGCGTTGCTGTACAAGGCGAAGAACAGCGGCCGAAACCGCGTGGAATCTGCCCTGAGCACAGAGCCGTCTCCCGCAGCCAAGGGAGTTCCCGTGCGGGCGCAGTAG
- the rimP gene encoding ribosome maturation factor RimP, whose amino-acid sequence MAISMDAIRSAADRVAASHGLEVVDVEFLGAGKARSLRVYVEKDAAGREALKAKAAAAAADPEAEALGLPSGVPVEALSGVTHEDCASFAMDFGTVLDVEDLIPGSTEYTLEVSSPGIERKLYRAADYERFSGFVVTAKLFTAINSMKTLTGRMTFADDVVTLDLAAVKQKGKKKQGATPPPEKVSIPLRDIEKANLVAEI is encoded by the coding sequence ATGGCAATTTCGATGGATGCAATTCGTTCCGCGGCGGACCGCGTCGCTGCGAGCCACGGCCTGGAGGTTGTGGACGTGGAGTTTCTGGGAGCCGGTAAGGCGCGCTCGCTGCGGGTCTACGTGGAAAAGGACGCCGCAGGCCGTGAGGCACTGAAGGCGAAGGCTGCCGCTGCTGCCGCCGATCCGGAGGCAGAGGCGCTTGGGCTGCCCAGCGGCGTCCCGGTGGAGGCGCTTTCCGGTGTCACGCATGAGGACTGTGCGAGCTTCGCCATGGACTTTGGCACTGTGCTGGACGTGGAAGACCTGATCCCGGGATCCACGGAATATACGCTGGAAGTCTCGTCCCCTGGCATCGAACGGAAGCTCTACCGTGCGGCGGACTACGAGCGTTTCAGCGGATTTGTGGTCACCGCCAAGCTCTTCACCGCCATCAACAGCATGAAGACGCTGACCGGCCGGATGACCTTTGCCGATGACGTGGTCACGCTGGATCTGGCTGCTGTGAAACAGAAGGGCAAGAAGAAACAGGGCGCCACACCGCCGCCGGAGAAGGTCAGTATTCCGCTGCGGGATATTGAGAAGGCGAATTTAGTCGCAGAGATTTAG